A single Ischnura elegans chromosome 13 unlocalized genomic scaffold, ioIscEleg1.1 SUPER_13_unloc_4, whole genome shotgun sequence DNA region contains:
- the LOC124173136 gene encoding oocyte zinc finger protein XlCOF6-like, protein MPEQTTSTSYLLAEGNLRTHSIDECISTTPLATQVISKAGSSHEEIEKNLIDEDLEKGGASDSDKISSCSIPDDRHCNTKDIESLKSSRDGAAMAVVGEKSGCDAPNTSHSLRFIRISRNDRGGCETIMGGNNEVLNCLIENPGSSYSSNEDSYNCFNCRDVFNNKKELIKHMKIHCVARNFDAAAESSIVGVSLEALPSSGHSSSCEPTTSKGLEELDRKMLEPMQKENVLNKETSGGKGDETNIRRLTRSFTVGEKSTTQILSSNSSSIRNVRNHVGPRKEERLYSCSECTESFTQKRDLTVHKLTHTGGNRYSCSTCSKSFTRRGHLNIHSRIHTGEKPFICEVCGKSFYRNDVLYAHARTHTGERPYSCNVCEKSFSDKSNLVKHVNTHTGEKPDSCRICNKSFTRKSSLKSHTRTHTGQKPFSCNECKKSFSDKGSLVIHIRTHTGDKPYSCSICRKCFTHKSILDSHMRKHTGEKPFSCSECEKSFSDKSTLVKHVRTHTGDKPYSCSICGKCFTQRCHLKSHLRTHTGEKPFFCHLCSKAFARKSQLTSHIQRHSGEKP, encoded by the coding sequence ATGCCCGAGcaaacaacatcaacttcatatctgcttGCAGAAGGAAATCTTAGGActcattcaattgatgaatgcattaGTACCACACCTTTGGCGACACAAGTTATTTCCAAGGCTGGATCATCCCatgaagagatagagaaaaatctgatagatgaagacttggaaaaaGGTGGTGCTTCTGACTCTGATAAGATATCAagttgctcaattcctgatgacagACATTGTAATACCAAAgacattgaatcacttaaaagcagcagagatggagccgcaatggctgttgttggggagaaaagtggttgtgatgcaccaaatacCTCGCATAGCCTTAGGTTTATCAGAATAAGTAGAAATGACAGAGGTGGCTGTGAGACCATCATGGGAGGCAACAACGAGGTACTTAATTGCTTGATCGAAAATCCAGGGAGCAGttacagttcaaacgaagattcatataattgttttaactgcagagatgtgttcaacaacaaaaaggagcttatcaaacacatgaaaattcattgtgttgctcgtaattttgatgctgcagcagaatcatcaatcgtagGTGTGTCTCTGGAAGCACTTCCATCAAGCGGACACAGCAGTTCTTGCGAGCCTACCACCTCAAAGGGTTTAGAAGAGCTGGATAGGAAAATGCTAGAGCCCATGCAAAAAGAAAATGTGCTCAACAAGGAAaccagtggaggaaaaggggacGAGACAAATATAAGACGATTGACGAGAAGTTTCACAGTAGGAGAGAAATCAACTACacaaattttatcttcaaattcatCTAGCATTAGAAATGTACGCAATCACGTGGGTCCGAGAAAGGAAGAGAGACTATATTCATGCAGCGAGTGCACTGAGTCCTTCACTCAGAAAAGGGACCTCACCGTACACAAACTTACTCACACAGGAGGGAATAGGTATTCTTGTAGCACTTGCAGCAAGTCTTTCACTCGTAGAGGTCATCTCAATATTCACTCGCGAatacacacgggagagaagccttttatatgtGAGGTCTGCGGCAAGTCCTTCTATAGGAATGACGTTCTCTACGCTCACGCACGTACCCACACAGGAGAAAGGCCTTATTCATGcaacgtgtgtgaaaagtctttctcggataagagtaACTTAGTTAAACATGTAAatacgcacacgggagagaaacccgACTCATGCAGAATCTGCAATAAATCTTTCACTCGGAAGAGTTCTCTCAAGAGTCATACTCGAACACACACGGGACAGAAGCCTTTTTCTTGCAATGAGTGTAAAAAGTCATTCTCGGATAAGGGTAGCTTAGTTATACATATTCGTACTcacacgggggataaaccgtattcttgtagcatttgccgcaAGTGTTTCACTCACAAGAGTATTCTCGACAGTCACATGCGAaaacacacgggagagaagcctttttcatgcagcgagtgtgaaaagtctttctcggataagagtaCCTTAGTTAAACATGTACGTACGCatacgggggataaaccgtattcttgtagcatttgcggcaagtgtttcactcagagATGTCATCTCAAGAGTCActtgcgaacacacacgggagagaagccttttttcTGCCACCTGTGCAGTAAGGCCTTCGCTAGGAAAAGTCAGCTCACCTCACACATTCAAAGAcactcgggagagaagccttaA
- the LOC124173295 gene encoding uncharacterized protein LOC124173295: MYRSHCGAPTFFVKDESEDPLSEGNSPVIDTSQPAGISSDASDALATDNLSDPVTYKCSSFKEDQISDDEEGHVLNDCSDGVSSKLVHQDSSDQPNALTASQGEKVEAQGTGAMVADRDWTLVGAKEEPSPEENAQVCMEFN, from the exons atgtaTCGTTCCCACTGTGGTGCCCCTACT TTTTTTGTGAAAGATGAGAgtgaagaccctctcagtgaagggaaCTCTCCTGTTATCGACACCTCACAGCCAGCTGGAATTTCAAGTGATGCCTCAGACGCATTGGCCACTGATAACCTG agtgatccagTAACGTACaagtgctcttcttttaaagAAGATCAGATTAGTGATGATGAGGAAGGACATGTACTCAATGATTGCTCTGATGGTGTCTCAAGCAAACTGGTACATCAAGACTCTTCTGATCAG CCCAATGCCTTAACTGCCtcccaaggtgaaaaggtggaagctcagggcacaggagccatggtggcagaccgggactggacgctggtcggggcaaaggaggaaccatctcctgaggagaatgcccaggtatgtatggaatttaattaa